A region from the Algoriphagus machipongonensis genome encodes:
- a CDS encoding restriction endonuclease subunit S domain-containing protein — MKTNLLAFILIATLIFSCKDVGEPSPNSRIEGTYQHSLQGKFGWEDKEYRYVNILKFKPDGTVNGENYTTEVGSDEILGYRGYFSGFYSISEGKVTISYDEIYRLDYTDITYVAKESLSLIQNEDNSVEYFISEDFSKLFSSKSCQPNENCAIFVYEKVD, encoded by the coding sequence TTGAAAACAAACCTTTTAGCATTTATCCTTATTGCCACATTGATTTTTAGTTGCAAAGATGTGGGGGAACCATCTCCTAACTCTAGAATTGAAGGAACATATCAGCATTCATTGCAAGGAAAATTTGGATGGGAGGATAAAGAGTATAGATACGTAAATATCCTTAAGTTTAAACCTGATGGTACAGTAAATGGTGAGAATTATACTACAGAGGTCGGATCAGATGAAATACTAGGGTACAGGGGCTATTTTTCTGGATTTTACTCTATTTCAGAAGGAAAAGTCACTATATCCTATGATGAGATATATAGATTGGATTATACAGATATAACTTATGTGGCAAAGGAGAGTTTGAGCCTAATACAAAATGAAGATAATTCAGTAGAATATTTTATTTCTGAGGATTTTTCCAAACTTTTTAGTTCAAAATCATGCCAACCTAATGAAAACTGTGCAATATTTGTTTATGAAAAGGTAGATTAA
- a CDS encoding alpha/beta hydrolase-fold protein, giving the protein MKKTFLFTLLLCSGLTIAQAQQGTKERVKVHSKALEGNLIGDPADRDVTVYLPPSYQTDPDRHFPVLYMLHGFTDTDSQWFGWEDHWINLQAVIEQSLGAGISKEMIVVMPNAYNKFRGSMYASSATVGDWETFVTKELVSYIDSNYRTLANKSSRGLAGHSMGGYGTLRLGMKYPEVYSAIYALSPCCMDGGASTDPELISKLEKLTPDQINDVSFFEIAALATSAAFAPNPQNPPFYLDLPAKDGSPREDIINKITANRTLTIIDQYIPNLKRLKAIGMDAGTEDRGISSATKKLHDVLDSYQIEHLFESYEGDHLNRIAERIETKALPFFSEHLVFQKSTVSEIIEDGGTGEYPALMTSETSLPTHTIFRPQNIEAFGGSNKLPVIAWGNGACFDSPWEHVNFLNEIASHGFLVVAIGTMPKQTDVRSKSQKLLDAIDWAIAQNNDPTSPYFQKIDTEQISVSGMSCGGLQTLEVADDPRVSTVGVFNSGVLGNPGGGMPGMPQVTKDQLQNIKVPTLYLLGGESDIAYGNGMDDFSRINHIPVFVGNLDVGHGGTYGQPHGGEFARVALNWYLWQLKGDEEAGKLFSTNPPGLSKWEGWVVEKKNMD; this is encoded by the coding sequence ATGAAAAAAACTTTTCTATTTACCCTACTCCTATGCTCTGGACTGACGATTGCTCAGGCACAACAAGGAACCAAAGAGCGTGTCAAAGTACATAGCAAAGCACTGGAGGGTAACCTGATTGGAGACCCTGCAGACCGTGACGTAACCGTCTACCTCCCTCCTTCTTATCAAACTGACCCAGACAGACATTTCCCTGTTCTCTACATGTTGCATGGATTTACCGACACAGATTCCCAGTGGTTTGGTTGGGAGGATCACTGGATCAATCTTCAGGCGGTGATCGAGCAGTCACTTGGCGCAGGTATTTCCAAAGAAATGATTGTGGTGATGCCCAATGCCTACAATAAATTTAGAGGAAGCATGTATGCAAGTTCGGCAACTGTTGGCGATTGGGAAACCTTCGTTACCAAAGAACTGGTAAGCTACATTGACTCCAACTACAGAACCCTAGCCAATAAGTCCAGTAGAGGACTTGCCGGACATTCTATGGGTGGCTATGGCACACTTCGTTTGGGAATGAAATATCCTGAGGTTTATTCAGCAATCTACGCTCTAAGCCCTTGTTGCATGGATGGCGGAGCAAGTACTGATCCTGAGTTGATCTCCAAATTGGAGAAATTAACTCCAGATCAAATCAATGACGTTTCTTTCTTTGAAATAGCGGCTTTGGCTACCTCAGCGGCATTCGCCCCTAACCCTCAAAACCCACCTTTCTATCTAGACCTGCCAGCGAAAGATGGATCGCCAAGAGAAGACATTATCAATAAGATCACAGCCAACCGCACGCTCACCATTATTGATCAATATATTCCTAACTTGAAGAGGCTTAAAGCCATTGGAATGGATGCAGGGACCGAAGATAGAGGTATCAGCTCAGCTACTAAAAAGCTACATGATGTATTGGATTCCTATCAGATCGAACACCTTTTTGAAAGCTATGAAGGTGACCATCTCAACCGTATCGCAGAGCGTATTGAAACCAAAGCCTTGCCTTTCTTTTCAGAACACCTTGTTTTCCAGAAGAGCACGGTAAGCGAGATCATTGAAGATGGAGGTACCGGTGAGTACCCTGCATTAATGACATCTGAAACCAGCCTTCCTACACATACCATCTTTAGGCCTCAAAACATAGAGGCTTTTGGTGGATCCAATAAACTTCCTGTGATCGCCTGGGGTAATGGTGCATGTTTCGATTCCCCTTGGGAGCATGTCAACTTCCTCAATGAAATTGCTTCCCATGGCTTCTTGGTAGTTGCGATTGGAACTATGCCTAAACAGACGGATGTTCGCTCCAAGTCACAAAAACTCTTGGATGCCATCGATTGGGCAATTGCTCAAAATAATGACCCTACAAGTCCTTATTTTCAAAAGATCGATACAGAACAAATTTCAGTTAGCGGTATGTCTTGCGGTGGGCTGCAAACGCTTGAAGTTGCGGATGATCCAAGAGTAAGCACGGTGGGTGTATTCAACAGTGGCGTTTTGGGGAATCCTGGAGGTGGAATGCCCGGCATGCCTCAGGTTACCAAAGATCAATTGCAAAATATCAAAGTCCCTACCCTTTACTTACTAGGTGGAGAATCCGACATCGCCTATGGTAATGGAATGGACGATTTCAGTCGAATCAATCATATTCCTGTTTTTGTGGGAAACCTGGATGTAGGACATGGCGGTACCTATGGACAGCCACATGGTGGAGAATTTGCTCGGGTAGCTTTGAACTGGTATCTATGGCAATTGAAAGGTGATGAGGAAGCAGGAAAGCTTTTCTCGACAAATCCTCCAGGCCTTTCGAAATGGGAAGGATGGGTTGTAGAGAAGAAAAATATGGATTAA
- a CDS encoding DUF4943 family protein: MKRTGIHALLLILLVFAGCKDESESPNMSVERYVELLKAGKYEHWQLPNFSSSDIPKLLTFRNEKQIIEGFPVNTLSSYLTLECTLGVYVLWTIESIRARSIGSKFLMGTFPSQNPVVKDRQSLEFVEQTDLIQQKIADSYFDWWEPNKSKDFSEFNQIDPLEKTKFRWH; this comes from the coding sequence ATGAAAAGAACTGGAATACACGCTCTTCTTTTGATTCTATTGGTTTTTGCAGGATGCAAAGACGAATCAGAATCTCCAAATATGAGTGTCGAGCGCTATGTTGAGCTCTTGAAAGCAGGAAAATACGAACATTGGCAGTTACCAAATTTTTCCTCTAGTGATATCCCAAAACTGTTGACTTTTAGAAATGAGAAGCAAATCATAGAAGGTTTCCCTGTGAATACCCTTTCATCCTACTTGACCCTAGAGTGTACTCTGGGTGTTTACGTTCTATGGACGATCGAATCCATTCGAGCTAGATCAATTGGAAGTAAGTTTCTAATGGGTACTTTTCCGTCTCAAAACCCCGTAGTCAAGGACAGACAATCTTTAGAATTCGTTGAACAAACTGACCTAATTCAACAGAAAATAGCTGACTCCTATTTCGACTGGTGGGAACCAAATAAATCAAAGGATTTTTCAGAATTCAATCAAATTGACCCCTTAGAAAAAACCAAGTTTAGGTGGCATTAA
- a CDS encoding serine hydrolase domain-containing protein → MKKTALSFFLITFVMQLGFAQRELIQANPSDFGFDEEYINQKVDSIMKMGMDSLGFPGAQVLVAKNDTVIFHKAYGFHTYDQKQAVALNDLYDLASVTKISGPLPAIMKLVDEGKLDLDEPFSTYWKPWRHRKDKKVLTLREILAHQAGLVPYIVFLNKVVRKNGKIKKRFVHDTSDKRFHAQAYDGIYIKDRFERKMNRMINRSKVSDEKKYLYSGLTFLIYPTLIEQITGTDYQSYLEENFYQPIGANTLGYLPEKKNYDNAIVPTEVDSLFRKTLVKGWVHDENAALKGGVSGNAGLFGTADDLAKLMLFYQNYGLVNGQQLISAETVKEFTEVQFPENDNRRGLGFDKPLLNNSELPLSEAYPSPLASPESFGHSGFTGTFVWADPINKITYIFLSNRVYPSRDHQKLYGLNIRTALMDVFYQAEDK, encoded by the coding sequence ATGAAAAAAACAGCATTATCGTTTTTCTTGATCACTTTTGTCATGCAGCTTGGATTTGCTCAGAGAGAGCTGATCCAGGCCAACCCTTCCGATTTTGGGTTTGATGAAGAGTACATCAATCAAAAAGTGGATTCCATAATGAAAATGGGCATGGATAGCTTGGGCTTTCCTGGAGCCCAAGTTTTGGTAGCAAAGAACGATACGGTAATTTTTCACAAGGCCTATGGCTTTCATACCTATGACCAGAAGCAGGCTGTAGCCCTGAACGATTTGTATGATTTAGCTTCTGTTACCAAAATTTCTGGACCCTTACCGGCTATAATGAAATTGGTGGATGAAGGGAAGTTGGATCTGGATGAACCATTCAGCACCTATTGGAAGCCATGGAGACACAGAAAGGATAAAAAAGTCCTGACACTCCGGGAGATTTTAGCCCATCAGGCGGGTTTGGTGCCATACATCGTGTTTTTGAATAAGGTGGTGCGGAAGAATGGTAAGATCAAAAAAAGATTTGTACATGATACTTCCGATAAACGGTTTCATGCGCAAGCATACGATGGAATTTATATCAAGGATCGCTTTGAGCGGAAGATGAACCGAATGATCAATCGATCCAAAGTTTCTGACGAAAAGAAATACCTGTATTCGGGACTCACTTTTCTGATTTATCCCACATTGATCGAGCAAATTACGGGTACAGACTATCAAAGCTATTTGGAGGAGAATTTCTACCAACCTATAGGTGCAAATACTTTAGGATACCTTCCCGAGAAAAAAAATTATGATAATGCGATTGTCCCCACTGAAGTAGATTCACTTTTTCGAAAAACCTTGGTAAAAGGATGGGTGCATGATGAAAACGCAGCTTTAAAAGGAGGTGTTTCGGGAAATGCAGGCTTATTTGGTACGGCGGATGACTTAGCCAAATTGATGCTGTTTTATCAAAATTATGGGTTGGTCAATGGCCAACAATTGATTTCAGCTGAAACCGTTAAGGAGTTTACCGAAGTCCAATTTCCAGAAAATGACAATCGGAGAGGGTTAGGGTTTGATAAACCGCTTTTGAATAACTCGGAGCTTCCTTTGTCAGAAGCTTATCCTTCTCCTTTAGCTAGCCCAGAAAGCTTTGGACATTCAGGATTTACGGGAACATTTGTATGGGCCGACCCTATCAATAAAATCACATATATTTTCCTTTCCAACAGGGTTTATCCTTCTAGAGACCATCAGAAATTGTATGGTTTAAATATTAGAACTGCTTTGATGGATGTGTTTTATCAGGCAGAGGATAAGTAG
- a CDS encoding sulfatase family protein yields the protein MRLNKLVICLFLGFFSSNMGFAQQPNILWITIEDTSPQFIGSYGNKHASTPTMDKFTREGVQFLNAFSTGTVCSPSRSTIITGVKTYELGTGNHRSNYAIPSEIKGFPFYMQQAGYYVTNNSKTDYNVGNVEAFIEEAWNESSGQAGWWNRKEGQPFFAVFNFADSHQSRTMTHPYEWYLANVLEKLPEEERIGENEFEMPPIYRDSPNMRKQMARVYNSLKLTDNKIKALLSRLEEDGLLDETIIFIYADHGEGMPRGKTNGIDYGYRVPFTVWFPPKYEDLSPWGTKTVTEELISFEDLAPTLISLAGAPVPDYLKGRIMIGQDRDEKVEKLFLSSDRSDNGIDLVRTVTDGRFVYSRNYMTYMPENKYIRYMEIGDIKQEMRKDLAEGNLNALQKSHFEARAPEVLYDLENDPWETINLAGKEEYQSKLLEMRASLESHILERRDVLFLPEMELENISEKSSPYQFRQSSESYPFEDIYQVAKLSGFQGQEVMEKQLEFLKSQNEIQRYWAALGLRSQNLDLLKANKDKLLKALTDDYAPVSITIASLLYELDQDSQAEEILKKYVKSTNSHLSLLAINFLIYSDYKKPFIEVVTEVYENEDVVYNTSAASKDFLGSLGLIPNNFEYK from the coding sequence ATGAGATTGAACAAATTAGTGATTTGCCTATTCCTCGGGTTTTTTAGCTCTAATATGGGCTTTGCACAACAGCCTAATATACTTTGGATAACGATTGAAGATACTTCGCCTCAATTTATTGGCAGTTATGGTAATAAGCATGCCAGTACACCTACCATGGATAAGTTTACTAGAGAAGGAGTTCAGTTTTTAAATGCATTCTCCACGGGCACCGTTTGCTCTCCCAGTAGGTCTACCATTATCACAGGAGTAAAAACCTATGAATTGGGAACAGGTAACCATAGAAGCAATTATGCCATTCCCTCTGAGATCAAAGGTTTTCCTTTTTATATGCAGCAAGCCGGTTACTATGTGACGAATAATAGTAAAACAGATTATAATGTTGGGAATGTAGAAGCCTTTATTGAAGAAGCCTGGAATGAAAGTTCAGGTCAAGCAGGTTGGTGGAACAGGAAGGAAGGCCAACCTTTTTTCGCTGTTTTTAATTTTGCGGATTCCCATCAATCCCGCACCATGACACATCCCTATGAATGGTATTTAGCAAATGTGTTAGAGAAATTACCAGAGGAGGAAAGAATTGGAGAAAATGAGTTTGAAATGCCTCCCATTTATCGGGATAGCCCAAATATGCGTAAACAAATGGCGCGTGTATACAACAGTTTAAAGCTCACAGACAATAAAATCAAAGCTCTTTTAAGTCGCTTGGAGGAAGATGGTCTCTTAGATGAAACCATCATTTTTATTTATGCAGATCATGGGGAAGGGATGCCAAGGGGTAAAACAAATGGAATAGATTATGGATATAGGGTTCCTTTTACTGTTTGGTTTCCTCCGAAATATGAAGATCTGTCTCCTTGGGGGACAAAGACAGTTACTGAGGAGCTTATAAGCTTTGAAGATTTGGCCCCAACCCTAATTAGTTTAGCAGGAGCTCCTGTCCCAGATTATCTAAAAGGCAGAATAATGATAGGACAGGATCGAGATGAGAAGGTAGAAAAGCTATTTCTTTCATCCGATAGATCTGATAATGGGATTGATCTGGTAAGAACTGTAACGGATGGACGATTTGTGTATTCAAGGAATTACATGACTTATATGCCTGAGAATAAATATATCAGGTATATGGAAATAGGAGACATCAAGCAGGAAATGCGAAAAGACTTGGCTGAGGGAAACCTCAATGCCTTACAAAAGAGCCATTTCGAAGCAAGGGCTCCAGAAGTACTTTATGATCTTGAAAACGATCCATGGGAAACGATAAACCTTGCAGGCAAGGAAGAATATCAATCCAAATTGTTGGAGATGAGAGCATCGCTGGAATCTCATATTTTGGAACGAAGAGATGTACTTTTTTTACCAGAAATGGAGTTGGAGAATATTTCCGAGAAATCTTCACCCTATCAATTTCGTCAAAGCAGTGAAAGCTACCCTTTTGAGGATATTTATCAAGTGGCCAAGCTATCTGGTTTTCAAGGTCAGGAAGTGATGGAAAAACAGCTGGAATTTTTGAAAAGCCAAAATGAAATTCAGAGGTATTGGGCGGCTTTAGGTCTGAGGTCTCAAAATTTAGACTTGTTGAAAGCCAATAAGGATAAACTTTTAAAGGCTTTAACAGATGATTACGCTCCAGTTTCAATAACTATAGCTTCTCTGCTATATGAATTGGATCAAGATTCTCAGGCTGAAGAAATTCTTAAAAAGTATGTGAAGAGTACCAACTCACATCTCTCATTGCTTGCGATCAATTTTCTGATTTATTCAGATTACAAAAAACCTTTTATCGAGGTGGTCACGGAAGTTTATGAAAATGAAGATGTGGTTTATAACACCTCAGCGGCAAGCAAGGATTTCTTAGGTAGTTTGGGATTGATCCCTAATAATTTTGAATATAAGTAG
- a CDS encoding sulfite exporter TauE/SafE family protein, which translates to MITIEFLPYIFFIIALFYSSVGFGGGSSYLAIMSLFLTNFYEIRSTALILNICVVTIGTLLFIRNKVFDIKLFWPFLVSSIPLAYFGAQLRLSQQAFFLVLGASLILSGLAMVLRYIQAKLVSHEFSLVKKLGLGGSVGLLAGISGIGGGIFLSPTLNLLNWANPRTVASLASVFILVNSISGLVGLTVADTFQVDLDLIWKLVLAVILGGSIGSYLSNKKFNLRFLGGLTAVLVIYVGLRLVLMHGFGINI; encoded by the coding sequence ATGATCACCATAGAATTCCTCCCTTATATTTTTTTCATTATCGCATTGTTTTATAGTTCGGTGGGTTTTGGTGGAGGCTCTAGTTACCTCGCTATTATGAGCTTATTTCTGACAAATTTCTATGAGATCAGATCCACCGCCTTGATTTTGAATATCTGTGTAGTTACCATAGGCACCCTTCTATTCATCCGAAACAAGGTTTTTGATATCAAACTGTTTTGGCCATTTTTGGTATCAAGCATCCCTCTAGCCTATTTTGGAGCACAATTACGTCTTTCTCAACAAGCTTTCTTCCTAGTTCTAGGGGCTTCTTTAATTCTTTCCGGCCTAGCAATGGTGCTACGGTATATACAAGCCAAATTAGTTTCTCATGAATTCAGCCTAGTGAAAAAGTTAGGACTCGGGGGAAGTGTTGGTTTGTTGGCTGGAATTTCCGGAATCGGTGGAGGAATTTTTCTAAGCCCAACATTGAATCTGTTGAATTGGGCCAACCCAAGAACTGTTGCATCCTTAGCCTCCGTTTTCATTTTAGTCAATTCCATTTCCGGGCTTGTGGGCTTGACGGTGGCCGATACCTTTCAGGTAGACCTGGATTTAATCTGGAAATTGGTTTTAGCGGTAATTCTTGGTGGAAGCATAGGTTCTTACCTTTCAAACAAGAAATTCAACCTGCGATTTTTGGGTGGCTTGACAGCCGTGCTCGTCATATATGTTGGATTGAGACTGGTATTGATGCATGGTTTTGGGATTAATATTTAA
- a CDS encoding 3D domain-containing protein produces MRKIDTCISYFFFASILLFIGCSSPKKRTMEVNASAYNSVKYQTSNEPNLTAFGDTLKSGMKAIAISRDLLDSGLNHNMEVSIEGLEGTYLVLDLMNRRWTKKIDLYMGTDVEKAEEWGNQEVTISWLPPNNNSD; encoded by the coding sequence ATGCGCAAAATAGATACATGCATTTCGTATTTCTTTTTTGCTTCTATTTTACTGTTTATTGGATGTAGTAGTCCAAAAAAAAGAACAATGGAAGTTAATGCTTCCGCCTACAATTCAGTGAAATATCAAACATCCAACGAACCCAACCTCACTGCCTTTGGAGACACCTTAAAGAGTGGTATGAAGGCGATTGCCATTTCTAGAGATTTATTGGATTCTGGATTAAATCATAATATGGAGGTCAGCATTGAAGGTTTGGAAGGAACCTATTTAGTTCTTGATTTAATGAATCGTAGATGGACAAAAAAAATAGATCTCTATATGGGAACTGATGTAGAAAAAGCAGAAGAATGGGGAAATCAAGAGGTCACTATAAGCTGGTTACCTCCGAATAATAACTCAGATTAA
- a CDS encoding ATP-binding protein, which produces MNLHLNKEDALGKFIFEHQIQNQNLLLLVLALTPHVDPGFFNRIIQDYFPKGGEFPEFGGVKSKNHRGIIPTGETALYVLAGNDPNTRRQYFPIFQESELFKKGILYLEEVGRTDPEWSGALLMDSEYAELFTTGTVNKPKLGINFPAELIKTELEWEDLVLNSKTLDQIHEIEEWLKHEQQLMNDWGMGKRLKPGFRVMFFGPPGTGKTLTASLLGKYTKKDVYRIDLSMVTSKYIGETEKNISSLFDKAANKNWILFFDEADAVFGKRTNVRDAHDKYANQEVSYLLQRIENHPGLVILASNFKSNIDSAFTRRFQSIIEFPYPGSAERLSLWQKNIPLKAKLGKGIKLDLISKKYELTGANIVNVIQFACLKTLSKKKEIIEEEDLLLGIKKELLKEGKISN; this is translated from the coding sequence ATGAACCTTCACCTTAACAAGGAAGATGCTTTGGGCAAATTTATTTTTGAGCATCAGATTCAAAACCAAAACTTATTGCTTTTGGTGCTGGCTTTGACTCCTCATGTTGACCCTGGATTTTTTAACCGGATTATTCAGGATTATTTTCCAAAAGGAGGGGAGTTCCCTGAGTTTGGCGGAGTGAAATCAAAAAATCATCGTGGTATCATTCCCACAGGGGAAACAGCTTTGTATGTTTTGGCAGGAAATGATCCCAATACCCGAAGACAATATTTTCCCATCTTTCAAGAGTCAGAATTATTTAAGAAGGGAATTCTTTATTTGGAAGAAGTAGGTAGAACGGACCCAGAATGGTCTGGAGCTTTATTGATGGATTCTGAGTACGCTGAGCTTTTTACTACAGGTACAGTCAATAAACCAAAACTTGGGATAAACTTTCCAGCTGAACTTATTAAGACAGAGTTAGAATGGGAAGATTTGGTTTTAAACTCTAAGACATTGGACCAAATTCATGAAATTGAAGAATGGTTAAAACATGAGCAACAATTGATGAATGATTGGGGAATGGGCAAGCGCCTTAAACCTGGATTTAGAGTGATGTTTTTCGGTCCTCCGGGAACAGGAAAGACTCTGACAGCTAGCCTATTGGGTAAATATACCAAGAAGGATGTTTATAGGATTGACCTATCGATGGTTACTTCAAAATACATTGGAGAAACAGAAAAAAACATCTCCTCATTATTTGATAAGGCTGCCAATAAAAACTGGATTTTATTTTTTGATGAGGCAGATGCGGTGTTTGGTAAAAGAACCAATGTGAGGGATGCACATGATAAATACGCAAATCAGGAAGTCTCCTATCTCCTTCAGCGGATTGAAAATCATCCTGGCTTAGTAATTTTAGCCTCAAATTTCAAAAGTAACATTGATTCCGCATTCACGAGAAGGTTTCAAAGCATTATTGAGTTTCCTTATCCGGGTTCTGCAGAAAGACTAAGTCTTTGGCAAAAAAATATTCCACTCAAGGCAAAGTTGGGTAAGGGGATAAAGTTGGATTTGATTTCGAAAAAATACGAACTCACAGGGGCTAATATTGTGAATGTAATTCAATTTGCATGCCTCAAAACATTGAGTAAGAAAAAGGAAATTATTGAAGAGGAAGACTTGCTTTTGGGGATCAAAAAGGAATTACTCAAAGAAGGAAAAATTTCGAATTAG
- a CDS encoding tetratricopeptide repeat protein — MELSKAIELNNQGAKSFLEGKLNEAEKSFKDAFQLDPKNSSLLNNMGLLYHQKKNFETALNYFKKAIKIEDKASYLINEGNTLAMMGKVEEAKQKYLDTTQKHPDSMGAWISLARLSTHQKDYDLAKNYWNKVIAIEARPEYLLEYAKVLILQNQLEDALEILYSVSEKSQNPEIWFQIGRVEHLQKNYGIAEKALKKALAEVPDQLDFRHYLAINYMAMSEIEQALYHLDFLLKLYPDHKQILTEKGVVMFSINQLEMAAQLFEKALKIDPSYQKAQHYSQLIKKQLN, encoded by the coding sequence ATGGAATTGAGTAAAGCTATAGAGCTCAATAATCAAGGAGCAAAATCTTTTTTGGAGGGCAAATTGAATGAAGCTGAAAAATCGTTTAAGGATGCATTTCAATTGGATCCAAAAAACAGCTCTTTGTTGAACAATATGGGGCTTTTGTATCATCAGAAAAAAAATTTTGAAACAGCTTTAAATTATTTTAAAAAGGCGATCAAAATTGAGGATAAGGCTAGCTATTTAATAAATGAAGGAAATACACTAGCCATGATGGGCAAGGTGGAGGAAGCCAAACAAAAATACCTTGATACCACTCAAAAGCACCCTGATTCCATGGGCGCCTGGATAAGTTTAGCTCGATTATCTACCCACCAAAAAGACTATGATCTAGCGAAAAACTATTGGAATAAAGTCATTGCAATTGAAGCCAGGCCTGAGTATTTACTGGAATACGCAAAGGTTTTAATACTTCAGAACCAGTTGGAAGATGCACTGGAGATTCTTTATTCAGTTTCTGAAAAAAGCCAAAATCCTGAAATCTGGTTTCAAATTGGCAGAGTCGAGCACCTTCAAAAAAACTATGGAATAGCAGAAAAAGCTTTAAAAAAAGCATTAGCAGAAGTTCCTGATCAATTGGATTTTCGCCACTATTTAGCAATAAATTACATGGCCATGTCTGAGATTGAGCAAGCACTCTATCACCTGGATTTCCTTCTGAAGCTCTATCCCGATCATAAACAAATCCTTACTGAAAAAGGGGTTGTGATGTTCAGTATCAATCAATTGGAAATGGCCGCTCAACTGTTTGAAAAAGCACTTAAGATTGACCCTTCTTATCAAAAAGCTCAACATTATTCCCAACTTATAAAAAAACAACTAAACTAG